DNA from Branchiostoma lanceolatum isolate klBraLanc5 chromosome 6, klBraLanc5.hap2, whole genome shotgun sequence:
CAATAATACCGGCGAAAAGCGTTTTtgctgctttccgatgtatttcTCTGTATCGTCTGTTGTCCCACTACTTTGGGtggaaaccatagtaaaatgtaaattttggacccgaAAATGATTATTGTTTTACCCCTTTTTTGATCGAGATTGCTTGGGTAACGGCATATTTGCTGAGAAAGATTAGTAATTGCTGTAAAGACACATGTGGTATCCTATTGTTTCTTCCAGTACATACGAAGAACAGCTACAAGATGGCTTAAAAGCCCTGCAGACTGGAGACCTGGACAAAGCAGAAGACAGCTTTGCAGCTGCGCTCAAGTCTGTTCATATCAAAGGTAAAATCTTATTATGATAACCTTCGCcacaaggttatgttttctgttttgcTATGGTGGAATGGGTTGGTGTCGGTGATAAAGGTCGAGTTTAAGAATGGGCATCAGtcgaaaaggttaaaatcatttggcgaaggtatgaggtcgtggatcTCTAGTCATAATCAAAAGACAAGTTTTCATTTGAAGCATTTACCTATCAATAAGGATTAAAACATCTTCTTACAAGGTTACAATTCATGACTTTTAATGTAAATTCTAATGTTTGTAACAGGTCAACACAAGAAAGAGGCAGAGCCCCTGTACAAAATGGGCGAGGTCTATCTGAAGAGAGGAATCCAGTCACAGGACGGGGGCGATTTCACCAAGGCTGCAGCACTCTGTAATGCAGCACTGGTAAGATCAAGGAGAAAAGATATTGAGGATAAAATCCAGCAAATAACTCAAGCATTTGTTAAGGAAGTCTTGAAGATCGAACAGAAGGTAGACATTGATGATACAGAGAAACACAAATTGTTGTTGAAGGCTGATAGGGAATACGTAGAAAAAGAGATCAAAATATTTGAACAAGAGATAGATCCATATAGCCTTGATGACAATGACCCAAAGATAAAAGATGTAGAGATGAAGAGAGCGGAAGCAATCAAAAAATTGTATGAAACACTTGTTGATCATCGCAAAACGTTCATAACTAGCCTTGTAGATGAATGCATGGATGTAATGGGTCCCCCTCCCTGTGCGTACGCCATGATAGGTTTGGGTTCACAAGCCACAGGGTTGGTAACACCATACTCTGATCTAGAATTTGCCGTCTTGGTGGAGGAGGAAACCGAGCATAATGTTAACTATTTCCGTAACCTCACTCATTACCTGCATCTCAAAGTGATAAAtctgggagaaaccattctcccgGCCATGGGGATTAAGTCCCTCAATAATTTTTACTCAGAAGACCCACTGGGCAGCTGGTTTTATGACTCAGTAACCCCGCGCGGGTTTGCGTTCGATGGAGCCATGCCGCATGCGTGCAAGACTCCATTGGGCAGGGGTAGAAATAGCTCAGGAACAAGTGAACTCATCCACACACCAAGCAATATGACCAACATTCTGAGAGACgacattacaatccatttaaaGAAAGGCTACCATCTTGCTAGTATCCTGGGAAATGTGTCTCTTATCACAGGAGAACAGGGCTTGGTCGATGGGTACAGGTCTTTATGGACTAAGCAATTGCAAAGAAATTACGAAGCACTTCATTTGGTAATGGGAACGACTTTACTCAGGGAGAATGCGTCTACTTTTCAAACCAAGGCTCTCACGTCCAGTCTGTtggatgtaaagaaaaaaatctatcgATTTTCGAGCCTTGCAGTGTCATGCTGGGCGCTACTTAATAACCTACAACCGACAACAATATGGAAGACTATACAGAAGCTGAAAAACAACGATGTCGTCTGTAGTGAGAACGCACACCACTTGATGGTGATGgtcagcatctcagcagaactgaggCTGCGGACATACATGAACAACCGTGGTCAGGTGGAAAACATGACAGCATTGTCGCCAATGTCAAATGATACGGGTATGGATGACAAATTACAGAAAGTATTTTACATATCAAATACAAATCAACTCATGAGATACTATTACACAGAAAGAAAATTCAAGGACTATATTTCAAAGTTAACTGACCTTGAGCCTGTCAAAGAGCCACCAATCTTCTTTGACAATTCTTCAAAGCTTAAAGCTGAGGTATACGAAAGTCTGTGTGATTTCCAAAAATGTAAGAAATGCAGAGAGCAAACATTACAAAACTATCTGTCTAAACATTGTGAAAACACTTCACATGGTGATGTTGCCTCCTCCCTTAACAATTTGGGTAACGCTTGCATGAACCTTGGAGATCACAGAATGgcggtcagctattatgaacagtcacttcaGATGAACCGGGatatctatggtgaggacactgcacaCCCTGACATCGCGGTCTCACTTAACGATTTGGGTAACGCCTGGAAGAACCTTGgagatcacagaaaggccgttagctattttgaacagtcactacaaatGATGCTGAGTATCTTTGGTGAGAACACTGCGCATCCTGACATCGCTGGCgtacttaacaacttgggtggaGTCTGGCGTAATCTTGGTGATTACACAAAGGCGTtaagctatcatgaacagtcacttcGGATGAGACGGAGTATTCATGGTGAGGACGCtgtacatcctgacatcgccagcTCACTTAACAATTTGGGTAATGGATGGAGAGACATTGGTGATTACAGAGAGGCAATGAGGTGTCATGGACAGTCACTGCAGATGAACCGGGATATCTACGGTgaggacaccgcacatcctCACATCGCCAGGTCACTTAGCAACTTGGGTGCCGCCTGGAGTGACCTTagggatcacagaaaggcggtcagctatcacgaacaggcactacagatgaggcgggGTATTTATGGCGAGGAAACTGCACATCCAGACATCGCCgtctcacttaacaacttgggtaacgcctgGAACGGCGTTAGGGACCACAGAAAGGcggtcagctatcatgaacagtcattACATATGAGTCGTGGTATCTATGttgaggacactgcacatcccgACATCGCCGGCTCACTTAACAATTTAGGTGTCACCTGGAGCGACCTTGGAGATCACAGTAAGGcgatcagctatcatgaacagtcacttaAGATGAatcggagtatctatggtgacgACACTGCACATCCTCACATCGCTGGCTCACTTTACAACTTGGGTATCGCCTGGAACGGCGTTGGGGACCACGGAAAGGCGGTCAGCTATCATAAACAGGCACTTAAGATGAGGctgagtatctatggtgagggcagcgcacatcctgacatcgtcGCCTCACTTAACAAGCGATTTGTGCTTCGCCTGGAGGGACATTGGTGATCGCGAAAAGGCCATCAGGTATTTCCtaataatgaaacaaatgaaacagaGGATAAAAACTGCAGACGAGTAATCGGTACTATCCACAGTAGCTGCGTAAGACCACCGGGATCTGTATTAtataacacgattttcccctaCCAGAAACGGACTGTTTTCTCCCTACGTTTGTAAATATATGGCCTTAAAAGTCATAAGATTAGTGGGCACTTTCAATTGATAGACTGTTAAAGAAAATTCATCAATTATCTCTAATTGTGATTTTGCTGCTGTAGATGACCATGTCGTTGTAAGTGACATTCATGCCATTGATTTGTATACTAGTGTAACATTAAGACGAAGTCAGGTTAGTTTGTTTAAGCTTGTTGCATACGTTAAAATAGTTGGTAACGAAAGAATTATGTTTAAGATAAGAAGTTAGCAAGTGAGTCGTAAAGATTCCCATTCTGTTTAAAATTAGACTATCAAACCCTTGTTACATCCGTGACGTAGGAGTCGACTTTGAGCATGCGCGTCCCTTCACCGTCTGACGGGCTGGGTTAGTCTAGGTGCGTACCTCACAGCCAATTAGAATCATTTTACGGTGCCTTTTTGTTTCTACTATGTGGATCAATGCGTTTTTACTATTGTAGCAATACAAAAAATGAGCAGCTCTTTATTGTAAACGAAACTTCATTAGAATGTCGTGTTTAGTTCAGTCTAATTGCTTAAAGCTAGGGGCGCTAAGATTGATCGTATTCTGTGACACATAGTACACAtgaaaatcatttaaaatacTGTATACATATGTTCAGATGATTGAGAAGGTTTACTCCTGcatattatgacgtcatgtttGAAATAGTAGCCCATGGCTTTTGACGCCTCATCGTCTAGACATATTGTTCTAAATGTACACCTATGTTAATGTTGTAAGTACCTGGCGGACAttatgcctttaagtaccagagctATCGACCCAGAATTGGGGTGTTAAAAATTCGTTATCCCTAAAACTATATCGTAGAGGAATTCGTTGTTACCAAGTACTCTAGACGCATCCTCAATGAATACCTTTAATCAGCGCTTGGCTATACGTGCACAAGTGTGTtgtgacaggtcgtttagtGAAACAAAGGTAGGGTTGTATTGTAGACAATAGatgatatttgtcattgttattTCATCAACCGGTAGGTAGGTTATCCTGTTTTAGAGGATACTGTAACAAAAAGTCAGATAATAAAGTAACGCACAAGTCTATATCGCGTCTTTAAGACTTACGCCCAACTTGTAGAATATTCAATGAAAAACTATATCTATCAATAGACATATAAGAAAATAATGTGATTTTTCATTAGAAAATGACCGCCGACTTGACAAAAACCTTATCAACTGTACGAAACGATATTCCGCCTTGTCTTGTGATCAATCGCTCTTTATGTTCATTTTCATACCCTGTGCGCCTTttgttttacgtcgtttttgatTAAGCGGGTTTTTATGGAAAATCtttttaaggccatgttgattcaattatatggaATAGGCATGAAATTCGCGAACGCATAAAATTTCAACCctaaaaaagttttcgaccatactatgaatcgtacaaagcagctaccaaataaacaaacatatgccGTGAATTGCACGAAATATCGGAAAACTAAGGTTAATGTCTTATAATGTCTAAGTCAATTCCGACAGTCaaagatgaaacaaaaataaagaatatattgttcggtataccatgGTCTGTGTCAACCTTTCacaccacttagatttcataaggaaggcaacttttttgtgAGTCGTTCTTCTTTCAACATATCGAGAAGAAAAGATAATAGAAAGTACTTTAGTGTAGCTAAAGATAGCCCCAAAGCGTTTCTGGTACCAAAGAGGCAGTAGTTATCCACTGAGTTGGAAGGCGAAGCCCATCGATATCCATTTCTTTCAACCGCCCGTGTCTTTTACCCTATGTTTGTCATTAAAGGAATTCGATACACATAGCATAATGTACTTAATTGCTGGTTTAACATTAAAAGATATAAATGTaacaataatgaaaaaaaatgaattgctATCGATAACGTTTGTCACACTGTTGTTGtaattgtgttgttttgtatgCATCTGGAACGTTGTATGACAAACAATCCATGGACCAGTACAGTAGTTGAGCTCGGGTTGTCATTGCTACAGCACATAAGATAACACCAAGAACAGGTTACAAAAAGGTAGGTAGAGGTTTGCTTGTTGTTACAGGCTTCAACAAATTAGAATTAACTTTATATACGTGTATATGTTGCTGTTACACTGTCGATGCCATGCTGTTGTATCGGATTCAGCACATTATACTTAATAGAATTCCAACTCATTCTAACGTTGATACCATACACAAGAAACGTCTTAACACAGTTGTAGAATTCTGTACCAATCTTTGCTTCTCGTAAGTAAATTCGAGCCTAGCAACTTTGGCAACTGACATTCCATAATCCAAGGGGATCATTATTCCATGCCTCATAATGTCTACTTTCGTCCATTACTCAATGGCATGGTCATTTCTGTAGGCCACTCACAGGCTCCTCTTATGCACTAGTCCAAGGGGCAGGGGCTTCTCCGCAGGCCTCTCACAGGCTCATGTCATCCCCTAGTCCGGGGGGGGGCATTTCTGAATGCCTCTCACAGGCTCATGTCATCCCCTagtccgggggggggggggcatttctgAATGCCTCTCACAGGCTCCTGTCATCCCCTAGTCCAGGGGGGGTCTTCTCTGCAGGCCTCTCACAGGCTCATGTCATCCCCTAGtccaggggggtggggggcatttCTGAATACCTCTCCCAGGCTCATGTCATCCCCTAGTCCAGGGGAGGGGAGTTTCTGAAGGCCTGTCATGCCCTAGTCCATGGGTCTAGGAATCATTTTTCTGTAGGCCTTCCTTTGACTTACTGCCATCCGCTT
Protein-coding regions in this window:
- the LOC136436926 gene encoding uncharacterized protein; amino-acid sequence: MLRVCEKLREADAKGRRYGLARAETGYLRALVDAVAYKDRLLEVELLKSLGDVNLEKGRLGKDVGKFNMALALYMAAVVRCQNKDQGEGIEHRYEYTERLLQGVSSKGSHGKEQPTEDKETTTPAKVAVKFKDMDKKRSAGGNTDSALVGYAQLMVEGIVSENNMLETEAIKSLGDVYLKKGTETRDTRNLTRATALYNTALERCHNVHGTVVIVHRLLHSAKIRQDIATMNMKRSRRTQRQQHVTGRKDNFSPFSAVPSSGVINDGMRRTHIAPEPQKDQNATRVDDDNTYEEQLQDGLKALQTGDLDKAEDSFAAALKSVHIKGQHKKEAEPLYKMGEVYLKRGIQSQDGGDFTKAAALCNAALVRSRRKDIEDKIQQITQAFVKEVLKIEQKVDIDDTEKHKLLLKADREYVEKEIKIFEQEIDPYSLDDNDPKIKDVEMKRAEAIKKLYETLVDHRKTFITSLVDECMDVMGPPPCAYAMIGLGSQATGLVTPYSDLEFAVLVEEETEHNVNYFRNLTHYLHLKVINLGETILPAMGIKSLNNFYSEDPLGSWFYDSVTPRGFAFDGAMPHACKTPLGRGRNSSGTSELIHTPSNMTNILRDDITIHLKKGYHLASILGNVSLITGEQGLVDGYRSLWTKQLQRNYEALHLVMGTTLLRENASTFQTKALTSSLLDVKKKIYRFSSLAVSCWALLNNLQPTTIWKTIQKLKNNDVVCSENAHHLMVMVSISAELRLRTYMNNRGQVENMTALSPMSNDTGMDDKLQKVFYISNTNQLMRYYYTERKFKDYISKLTDLEPVKEPPIFFDNSSKLKAEVYESLCDFQKCKKCREQTLQNYLSKHCENTSHGDVASSLNNLGNACMNLGDHRMAVSYYEQSLQMNRDIYGEDTAHPDIAVSLNDLGNAWKNLGDHRKAVSYFEQSLQMMLSIFGENTAHPDIAGVLNNLGGVWRNLGDYTKALSYHEQSLRMRRSIHGEDAVHPDIASSLNNLGNGWRDIGDYREAMRCHGQSLQMNRDIYGEDTAHPHIARSLSNLGAAWSDLRDHRKAVSYHEQALQMRRGIYGEETAHPDIAVSLNNLGNAWNGVRDHRKAVSYHEQSLHMSRGIYVEDTAHPDIAGSLNNLGVTWSDLGDHSKAISYHEQSLKMNRSIYGDDTAHPHIAGSLYNLGIAWNGVGDHGKAVSYHKQALKMRLSIYGEGSAHPDIVASLNKRFVLRLEGHW